In Drosophila yakuba strain Tai18E2 chromosome X, Prin_Dyak_Tai18E2_2.1, whole genome shotgun sequence, a single genomic region encodes these proteins:
- the LOC6525299 gene encoding protein ovarian tumor locus isoform X1, which translates to MDMQVQRPITSGSRQAPDPYDQYLESRGLYRKHTARDASSLFRVIAEQMYDTQMLHYEIRLECVRFMTLKRRIFEKDIPGDFDSYMQDMSKPKTYGTMTELRAMSCLYRRNVILYEPYNMGTSVIFNRRYPENFRVFFNNENHFDSVYKVKYIETAAICQSIAFKLLYQKLFKLPDVSFAVEIMLHPHSFNWDRFDMVFDDKGYMVRIQCSDGRVFTLDLPGNTNCILENYRLCNFHSTNGNQSNANRKGGRREIKNQEDRKPSGSTNHEPNDQLPMCPNRMESCVRQLLDDGITPFPYKVAKSMDPYMYRNIEFDCWNDMRKEAKRYNVYINDYNFKVGAKCKVELQNETEMHTCHIQSIYKDKTYCVVFVEAIGKKIVVPYESLHPLPPEEYRPWALPFRYQRQMTRLPLPKFAGKANKPSKWKKNKLFEMGQYFEPSKCDLVPMQGYIPVENCYQEVHIPDDEQRDQRDPEQNDQNPATEQRDREEPQKQQQQQRTKASRVQRQNSSSSQNQESPVSAAPPPTQYMNYMPIVQGRPGQVPPPWPSSPMALAEEFQFPMSGAPHQPPTEGCVYMPFGGYGPPPPGAVALPGPHPFMPLPSPPLNVSGVGEPRRSLQLNGEDLPVDMITLRYFYNMGVDMHWRMAHHTPPDDLAIYGYHQQQNNTDQQGGRTGATEEHLPAESTPPPSPEVVNATEHSPLEKTPYAKRNLNTPKVRVKRPEQLQDIKDSLGPAAFLPTPTPSPSSSGSQFSFYTSPSPHHHMMSPPRLLQPPPPPPIFFHKTGPPQLAGAAQGQNPYAWGMAAPVVAPYEVINNYNMEPSAQSQQQQAAPLPPAPVPVQSQPAAVYAAPRHH; encoded by the exons ATGGACATGCAAGTGCAGCGCCCCATTACGTCCGGCAGCCGGCAGGCCCCGGATCCGTACGATCAGTACCTGGAGAGCCGCGGACTCTACCGGAAACATACGGCCCGGGACGCCTCCAGTTTGTTCCGGGTGATCGCCGAGCAGATGTATGACACCCAGATGCTGCACTACGAGATTCGGCTGGAGTGCGTCCGCTTCATGACCCTAAAACGACGCATCTTTGAGAAG GACATCCCTGGTGATTTCGATAGCTACATGCAGGACATGTCCAAGCCCAAGACTTATGGAACCATGACAGAACTACGCGCTATGTCCTGCTTGTATCG CCGCAATGTTATCCTGTATGAGCCCTACAACATGGGCACCAGCGTCATTTTTAATCGTCGCTATCCGGAAAACTTTCGTGTCTTCTTCAACAATGAGAATCATTTCGATTCGgtttataaagtaaaatatatagaaaCGGCCGCAATTTGTCAAT CAATCGCCTTCAAGTTGCTGTACCAGAAGCTTTTCAAATTGCCTGACGTATCTTTTGCTGTGGAGATCATGTTGCATCCACACTCTTTCAACTGGGATCGATTCGACATGGTGTTCGATGACAAGGGCTACATGGTTCGCATTCAGTGCTCCGATGGACGAGTTTTTACGCTTGACCTGCCGGGGAATACCAACTGTATATTGGAAAACTATAGGCTGTGCAATTTCCATAGCACCAATGGAAATCAGAGCAATGCTAATCGAAAGGGCGGTCGGCGGGAGATAAAGAATCAGGAGGACCGCAAGCCATCCGGCAGTACAAACCACGAACCAAACGATCAGTTGCCCATGTGTCCAAACCGAATGGAGTCGTGTGTCCGCCAGCTGCTAGATGATG GTATCACTCCGTTTCCCTACAAGGTGGCCAAATCCATGGACCCCTATATGTATCGGAATATAGAATTTGATTGCTGGAACGATATGCGCAAGGAGGCCAAGCGCTATAATGTATACATAAATGACTATAACTTTAAG GTGGGCGCCAAGTGCAAGGTGGAATTGCAGAACGAAACGGAGATGCACACGTGCCACATTCAAAGCATCTACAAAGACAAGACTTACTGCGTCGTCTTTGTTGAGGCGATTGGCAAAAAGATAGTG GTTCCCTATGAGTCGCTCCATCCCCTACCGCCAGAAGAGTACCGTCCATGGGCGTTACCATTCCGCTATCAACGCCAGATGACTCGCTTGCCGTTGCCCAAGTTTGCTGGTAAAGCCAACAAGCCTTCAAAATGGAAGAAGAACAAGCTGTTCGAAATGGGCCAGTATTTTGAGCCCAGCAAGTGTGATTTGGTGCCGATGCAGGGCTACATACCCGTGGAGAATTGCTATCAGGAGGTTCACATTCCGGACGATGAGCAGCGCGATCAAAGAGATCCGGAACAGAATGACCAGAACCCTGCCACGGAGCAGCGGGATCGTGAAGAGccgcagaagcagcagcaacagcagcgcaCAAAGGCATCAAGGGTTCAGCGGCAGAACTCGAGTTCCAGCCAAAACCAAGAGTCTCCGGTTTCGGCTGCCCCGCCGCCCACTCAGTATATGAATTATATGCCCATTGTCCAAGGTCGTCCTGGGCAGGTTCCGCCACCCTGGCCTTCATCTCCGATGGCCCTTGCCGAAGAGTTTCAGTTTCCCATGTCTGGAGCACCGCATCAACCGCCAACCGAAGGTTGTGTTTACATGCCATTTGGTGGTTATGGTCCACCACCACCGGGAGCTGTGGCTTTACCGGGACCGCATCCATTTATGCCGCTTCCCTCTCCACCATTGAATGTCTCCGGAGTTGGCGAGCCACGTCGTTCTCTGCAACTCAACGGTGAGGATTTGCCCGTGGATATGATCACATTAAGATACTTCTACAACATGGGCGTGGATATGCATTGGCGCATGGCGCACCACACGCCCCCTGATGATCTTGCGATATATGGATACCATCAACAGCAGAACAACACGGACCAACAGGGCGGAAGGACTGGAGCCACAGAGGAGCATTTGCCTGCCGAGTCCACACCACCACCTTCGCCAGAGGTGGTAAATGCCACGGAGCATTCACCGCTTGAGAAAACCCCCTACGCCAAGCGCAATTTGAATACGCCTAAGGTGCGCGTTAAGCGTCCAGAGCAGCTGCAAGATATTAAGGATTCGCTGGGGCCAGCGGCCTTTTTGCCCACACCCACGCCCTCGCCCAGCTCAAGTGGCAGTCAGTTCAGTTTCTACACTTCTCCATCGCCGCACCATCACATGATGTCGCCACCGAGGCTTCTCCAACCTCCGCCACCGCCCCCGATATTCTTCCACAAGACGGGACCACCTCAGTTAGCGGGAGCAGCTCAGGGACAG AATCCCTATGCCTGGGGCATGGCAGCTCCGGTGGTGGCCCCCTATGAGGTGATCAACAACTATAACATGGAGCCTTCGGCTCAgtcacaacaacagcaagcgGCTCCATTGCCGCCAGCTCCCGTACCCGTCCAATCTCAGCCGGCAGCTGTCTATGCTGCACCGCGTCATCACTga
- the LOC6525299 gene encoding protein ovarian tumor locus isoform X2: MDMQVQRPITSGSRQAPDPYDQYLESRGLYRKHTARDASSLFRVIAEQMYDTQMLHYEIRLECVRFMTLKRRIFEKDIPGDFDSYMQDMSKPKTYGTMTELRAMSCLYRRNVILYEPYNMGTSVIFNRRYPENFRVFFNNENHFDSVYKVKYIETAAICQSIAFKLLYQKLFKLPDVSFAVEIMLHPHSFNWDRFDMVFDDKGYMVRIQCSDGRVFTLDLPGNTNCILENYRLCNFHSTNGNQSNANRKGGRREIKNQEDRKPSGSTNHEPNDQLPMCPNRMESCVRQLLDDGITPFPYKVAKSMDPYMYRNIEFDCWNDMRKEAKRYNVYINDYNFKVPYESLHPLPPEEYRPWALPFRYQRQMTRLPLPKFAGKANKPSKWKKNKLFEMGQYFEPSKCDLVPMQGYIPVENCYQEVHIPDDEQRDQRDPEQNDQNPATEQRDREEPQKQQQQQRTKASRVQRQNSSSSQNQESPVSAAPPPTQYMNYMPIVQGRPGQVPPPWPSSPMALAEEFQFPMSGAPHQPPTEGCVYMPFGGYGPPPPGAVALPGPHPFMPLPSPPLNVSGVGEPRRSLQLNGEDLPVDMITLRYFYNMGVDMHWRMAHHTPPDDLAIYGYHQQQNNTDQQGGRTGATEEHLPAESTPPPSPEVVNATEHSPLEKTPYAKRNLNTPKVRVKRPEQLQDIKDSLGPAAFLPTPTPSPSSSGSQFSFYTSPSPHHHMMSPPRLLQPPPPPPIFFHKTGPPQLAGAAQGQNPYAWGMAAPVVAPYEVINNYNMEPSAQSQQQQAAPLPPAPVPVQSQPAAVYAAPRHH, from the exons ATGGACATGCAAGTGCAGCGCCCCATTACGTCCGGCAGCCGGCAGGCCCCGGATCCGTACGATCAGTACCTGGAGAGCCGCGGACTCTACCGGAAACATACGGCCCGGGACGCCTCCAGTTTGTTCCGGGTGATCGCCGAGCAGATGTATGACACCCAGATGCTGCACTACGAGATTCGGCTGGAGTGCGTCCGCTTCATGACCCTAAAACGACGCATCTTTGAGAAG GACATCCCTGGTGATTTCGATAGCTACATGCAGGACATGTCCAAGCCCAAGACTTATGGAACCATGACAGAACTACGCGCTATGTCCTGCTTGTATCG CCGCAATGTTATCCTGTATGAGCCCTACAACATGGGCACCAGCGTCATTTTTAATCGTCGCTATCCGGAAAACTTTCGTGTCTTCTTCAACAATGAGAATCATTTCGATTCGgtttataaagtaaaatatatagaaaCGGCCGCAATTTGTCAAT CAATCGCCTTCAAGTTGCTGTACCAGAAGCTTTTCAAATTGCCTGACGTATCTTTTGCTGTGGAGATCATGTTGCATCCACACTCTTTCAACTGGGATCGATTCGACATGGTGTTCGATGACAAGGGCTACATGGTTCGCATTCAGTGCTCCGATGGACGAGTTTTTACGCTTGACCTGCCGGGGAATACCAACTGTATATTGGAAAACTATAGGCTGTGCAATTTCCATAGCACCAATGGAAATCAGAGCAATGCTAATCGAAAGGGCGGTCGGCGGGAGATAAAGAATCAGGAGGACCGCAAGCCATCCGGCAGTACAAACCACGAACCAAACGATCAGTTGCCCATGTGTCCAAACCGAATGGAGTCGTGTGTCCGCCAGCTGCTAGATGATG GTATCACTCCGTTTCCCTACAAGGTGGCCAAATCCATGGACCCCTATATGTATCGGAATATAGAATTTGATTGCTGGAACGATATGCGCAAGGAGGCCAAGCGCTATAATGTATACATAAATGACTATAACTTTAAG GTTCCCTATGAGTCGCTCCATCCCCTACCGCCAGAAGAGTACCGTCCATGGGCGTTACCATTCCGCTATCAACGCCAGATGACTCGCTTGCCGTTGCCCAAGTTTGCTGGTAAAGCCAACAAGCCTTCAAAATGGAAGAAGAACAAGCTGTTCGAAATGGGCCAGTATTTTGAGCCCAGCAAGTGTGATTTGGTGCCGATGCAGGGCTACATACCCGTGGAGAATTGCTATCAGGAGGTTCACATTCCGGACGATGAGCAGCGCGATCAAAGAGATCCGGAACAGAATGACCAGAACCCTGCCACGGAGCAGCGGGATCGTGAAGAGccgcagaagcagcagcaacagcagcgcaCAAAGGCATCAAGGGTTCAGCGGCAGAACTCGAGTTCCAGCCAAAACCAAGAGTCTCCGGTTTCGGCTGCCCCGCCGCCCACTCAGTATATGAATTATATGCCCATTGTCCAAGGTCGTCCTGGGCAGGTTCCGCCACCCTGGCCTTCATCTCCGATGGCCCTTGCCGAAGAGTTTCAGTTTCCCATGTCTGGAGCACCGCATCAACCGCCAACCGAAGGTTGTGTTTACATGCCATTTGGTGGTTATGGTCCACCACCACCGGGAGCTGTGGCTTTACCGGGACCGCATCCATTTATGCCGCTTCCCTCTCCACCATTGAATGTCTCCGGAGTTGGCGAGCCACGTCGTTCTCTGCAACTCAACGGTGAGGATTTGCCCGTGGATATGATCACATTAAGATACTTCTACAACATGGGCGTGGATATGCATTGGCGCATGGCGCACCACACGCCCCCTGATGATCTTGCGATATATGGATACCATCAACAGCAGAACAACACGGACCAACAGGGCGGAAGGACTGGAGCCACAGAGGAGCATTTGCCTGCCGAGTCCACACCACCACCTTCGCCAGAGGTGGTAAATGCCACGGAGCATTCACCGCTTGAGAAAACCCCCTACGCCAAGCGCAATTTGAATACGCCTAAGGTGCGCGTTAAGCGTCCAGAGCAGCTGCAAGATATTAAGGATTCGCTGGGGCCAGCGGCCTTTTTGCCCACACCCACGCCCTCGCCCAGCTCAAGTGGCAGTCAGTTCAGTTTCTACACTTCTCCATCGCCGCACCATCACATGATGTCGCCACCGAGGCTTCTCCAACCTCCGCCACCGCCCCCGATATTCTTCCACAAGACGGGACCACCTCAGTTAGCGGGAGCAGCTCAGGGACAG AATCCCTATGCCTGGGGCATGGCAGCTCCGGTGGTGGCCCCCTATGAGGTGATCAACAACTATAACATGGAGCCTTCGGCTCAgtcacaacaacagcaagcgGCTCCATTGCCGCCAGCTCCCGTACCCGTCCAATCTCAGCCGGCAGCTGTCTATGCTGCACCGCGTCATCACTga
- the LOC6525300 gene encoding chorion protein S38 → MTRSTYIWALAACLIACASANYGSSQSYGPESGNSVSDGGADAASAAAAAAGGAGGAGGEYGGANAGAGALESGADAAGVAQAGQSSYGSDQNIPYKPVNTKGNTLTSSITYPQNKGEILIHRPAPIIVKRPPTKVLVNHPPLVVKPAPVVLHKPPAIVLRKVYVKHHPRRVKVEPVFVNVVKPPAEKYFVNENKQGYGQGSQSHGHGGHGHGNHGHGHSGHGHGGHGAGPHGPGPHDGGRALPAYASGADSAAASAGYQLLQSGNQGLSALANIAGEREGPYGPAPSHQHYSAGPAGHGGYAAPAY, encoded by the exons ATGACGAGATCGACCTACATTTGGGCGCTGGCCGCCTGCCTGATC GCCTGTGCGAGCGCCAACTACGGCAGTTCCCAGAGCTATGGACCCGAGTCCGGCAATAGTGTCTCCGATGGTGGCGCTGATGCCGCCTCAGCGGCCGCGGCTGCTGCCGGTGGTGCCGGTGGAGCTGGTGGCGAGTATGGTGGTGCCAATGCCGGTGCTGGTGCTCTCGAGTCCGGAGCCGATGCCGCTGGTGTGGCACAGGCTGGACAGAGCAGCTACGGCTCGGACCAGAACATCCCATACAAGCCGGTGAACACCAAGGGCAACACCCTGACCTCATCGATCACCTACCCGCAGAACAAGGGCGAGATTCTCATCCATCGTCCCGCTCCCATCATTGTCAAGCGTCCGCCCACCAAGGTGCTGGTGAACCATCCACCATTGGTGGTGAAGCCCGCTCCCGTGGTGCTCCACAAGCCCCCAGCAATCGTGCTCCGCAAGGTCTACGTCAAGCACCACCCACGTCGCGTCAAGGTTGAGCCCGTGTTCGTCAATGTGGTCAAGCCGCCAGCAGAGAAGTACTTCGTCAACGAGAACAAGCAGGGCTACGGCCAGGGCTCGCAGTCCCATGGACATGGTGGCCATGGACATGGCAAccacggacacggacacagCGGTCACGGACACGGTGGACACGGTGCTGGACCCCATGGTCCTGGACCCCATGACGGTGGTCGTGCCCTGCCCGCCTACGCATCGGGAGCTGATTCCGCCGCCGCCAGCGCTGGCTATCAGCTGCTCCAGAGCGGCAACCAGGGTCTGTCCGCTCTCGCCAACATCGCCGGCGAGCGTGAGGGTCCCTATGGTCCAGCCCCAAGCCATCAGCACTACAGCGCCGGTCCAGCCGGACATGGTGGCTATGCTGCCCCCGCCTATTAG